Genomic segment of bacterium:
CGGACGCAGATTACCGTCTCCCGCCTCGGCATGGACATCATCCGCCAGGAATACAAGAGCGAAGAGGCGGCCCAGAGGGAATATTTCATCCGGCATTACGACGAGTTCAAAAAGGGGGATTGGGTTCGCCTCCTGCACCTCTCCCTTCCGGGCGAAAGCGCCGAAACGGCTGAGAAGGTGCGCGCCGCCGCGCTCGCCGGCGGCGATTTCGCCAAAGAGGCCGTTTCCCTCTCCGGGTGGGAGGCGGTGGACACCGGCAAGCTGGAGGTGAAGGACCTTACTCCCGCGCTGAAAGACGCCGTGGCCCAGCTTGCAGCCGGAGGAGTGACCCCGGTTCTGACGCTCGGCGGCGAGGCGCATCTTTTTTATCTGGCGGAAAAAGAGAACGGCAAGGTCGCTTTCGAGGACGTGAAGGAAGAGGTCGCCGCGAAGTTCCGCGAAAGGGGCCTCGAAGAAGTGATAAACAACTGGCTCATGATCCGCAGGGACGATGCGCGGATCGTCAGGATGCGCTAGGAGCGGCATGAACGGGCATCCGAGGGTCGCAATAACCTGCGGCGAACCTACCGGGGTGGGGCCGGAGGTGACGCTGGGGGCGCTTTCGTCCATGGACCTCGAAGGAGCCGGGGTTATTCTCGTCGGCCCCGCCGGGGTATGGCGCAAAGCGGGCGAAACGCAAGGCAAGGTTCAACCGGACTTCCGCCGTATCGTCGAGCCGGAGGGAGTCCCTTTTTCGGACTACACCTTCGGCAAAATGACCGCCAAAACGGCGAAGATGGCCACCCTCTCCCTCGAAAAGGCCATCGGGATGGTTCTTTCGGGGGAAGCGGACGCGCTCGTCACCGCGCCGCTCTCGAAGGAGGGGCTGAAACTCTCCGGGAGGGAGTTCCCCGGCCACACCGAGCTTCTCGGCGCGGCCTGCGGCGTGAAGAGCCCCACCATGCTGTTCGCGGGTGGTTCTTTTTTCGTCTCCCTGGTCACAACGCACTTTCCCCTTCGCGAGGTTCCGGGGCATATCACCGCTGAAAACATTCTTTCGACGGTCAGAAACACTTACGGCTTTCTCGCGGGGCTGGGCATGGAAAGACCGCGAATCGCCGTCTGCGGCCTCAACCCCCACGCGGGAGAGAACGGCCTTCTGGGGGACGAGGAGCTGCGGGTAATCGGACCCGCCGTCGAAGCTGCGAGAGGCGAGGGAATGGACGTTACCGGCCCCTTTCCCGCCGACGCCCTCTTTTACAGGGCCTCGAAGGGGGGGTGCGACGCGGTGGTCGCGATGTATCACGATCAGGGGCTCGCGCCCTTCAAGCTTCTGCACTTTCACGACGGGGTCAACGTCACCCTGGGCCTGCCCATCATCCGGACGAGCCCGGACCACGGCACCGCCCCCGACATCGCTGGAAAGGGTATCGCCGACCCTTCCTCGATGCGCGAAGCGATTAAACTGGCGATAAGAATGGCTCAATCAAGGAACAGGCAACAGGCTAAATGAAGATAAAATTCGGAACCGAAGGGTGGCGGGGCGTCATCTCCCGCGATTTCACCTTCGACGGCGTGAGAAGGGTCTCGGGGGCTCTCGCCGACTGCCTCGTTGAAGAAAATTCCGCCGGGAAGGGCGTGGCGATCGGCTACGACCGGCGCTTCTTGTCCGCCGAGTACGCGGCGGAGTGCGCGGGCGTCCTCGCCGCGCGGTCCATACCCGTGCGCCTCGCCGAAGAATACCTGCCCACCCCCGTCCTCTCCTTCGCCATACGCGACGAAAACCTCGCCGCCGGGCTGATGATAACCGCCTCCCACAACCCGCCGGAGTGGAACGGGATAAAGATTAAGGGCCCTCACGGCGGACCCGCCTCGACGGAACTGGTGAGCAGGGTGGAGAAGATTCTCGGCGATTCCTTCGGGCCGGAGCGGGATGTCGAGTGCCTTTCCCTCGAAGAGGGCAAAAGCCGAGAGCTTATTACGTCGCTGGACCCGAGGAAGAGCTATCTCGAAGCGGTCTCAAGGATAATCGACTTCGAGGCCATTAAAAAAGCCCGCCTCCGGGTCGCGGTGGACGCGATGCACGGGTGCGGAGCCGGTTGGACCGCAGATATCCTCCGGGACCTCGGCTGCGAGGTGACGGAGCTTAACGGTTCCGGCGACCCCCTTTTCGGAGGCATCCCCCCCGAGCCCACCGAAGAGCGAGTGACGGCTCTTCTGTCTCTCGTGAAGAGGGACGGATTCCACTTCGGCGTGGCGAACGACGGCGACGCCGACAGGCTCTCGGCGGTGGACGAGCGGGGCGATTACTTTTCGCCCCAGAGGATAATCGCCATCTTCGCGAAATACCTCAAAACCGTGCGGAAGATGGAGGGCGGGGCGGTAAAGGCCGTCTCGGCAACCTCGATGCTCGACCGGCTCGGGGAAAGATACGGCTTCGAGGTGCTGACGACCCCGGTAGGATTCAAGCACATGAGCCCCTACCTGCTCCCCGGCAGCGGCTACTTCATGGCCGGCGAGGAGAGCGGTGCGATAGGCGTCACCAGCCACCTTCCCGAGCGCGACGGGGTCTTCAACTCCCTTCTGCTGGCGGAAATAGCCGCCGTGACGGGACTTGGCCCGAGGGGATATCTGGAAGAGATTTTCAGGGAGATAGGCCCTTTCGACTACGGAAGGCTCGATCTGCGCTTTCCCCGCGAGGAGATGAAAGTTGTCCGTGAAAGGGTGTCTTCGATAAAGCCGGAGGGGACTCTCGCCGGAAAGAAAATAGCCTCCATCGACAACCTCGACGGCCGAAAGATATTCCGCGAGGACAATTCCTGGCTCCTGATAAGGGTCTCCGGGACCGAGCCGCTCCTTAGAATCTACGCCGAGGCGGGCGACAGGGACGAAGTTAATAATCTCCTCCGGGCGGGCAAAGAACTTGCGGGGATTCGATGAACCAGGAATTCATCGAGATTCGCGGCGCGCGCGAGCACAACCTCAAGAACCTGAGCCTTAGCATCCCGCGGGGGAAGATCGTCGTAATCACCGGTCTTTCCGGCTCCGGCAAATCCAGCCTCGCCTTCGACACCCTCTACGCCGAAGGACAGCGCCGCTACGTGGAATCACTTTCCGCCTACGCCCGCCAGTTTCTGGAATTGATGGACAAGCCCGACGTGGATTCGATCGAGGGGCTTTCACCCGCCATCTCCATCGAACAGAAGACCACCAGCAAAAACCCCCGCTCCACCGTCGGCACCGTCACCGAGATCTACGACTACCTGCGCGTGCTCTACGCGAGGGCGGGAACCCCGCACTGCACCTCCTGCGCCAAGGAGATTACGACGCAGACGGTAACCCAGATGACCGACAGGCTGCTGGCGCTCCCCGAGGGGACGAGGGTCGAGATTCTTTCCCCCGTGGTGCGGGGCCGCAAGGGCCACTACAAAAAGCTCTTCGAGGACCTGCGCAAGGCGGGTTTCGTAAGGGTGGTGGTGGACGGCGAGCCGCTCGAACTGGAAACGGAGATCGAGCTGGACAAGAACCGCGCCCACGACATCGACGTGGTGGTTGACAGAATCGCGGTGAAGGCGGAAGCCCGCCCGAGGATTGCGGAAGGGCTGGAGCTCGCCCTCGCCAAGGCCGAGGGACTCGCGGCCGTCAAAATTCACGGCGGAGAAAAGCTCCTCTTCTCCGAGCGCTTCGCCTGCCCCGAGTGCGGAATCTCCCTCCCGGAGATGAGCCCGAGGGCTTTTTCCTTCAATTCCCCCCACGGCGCGTGCCCGGAGTGCGACGGCCTCGGCTCCCGGGTCGCGATAGACCCGGAGCGGGTAATCCCCGACCCTGGGAAATCAATCCGCGAGGGCGCGGTCGCCCCCTGGCACAGCCCCACCGGCATGTACTACCAGCAGCTTCTCGAAGCGGTGCTGCGCACCTTCGGGGAATCCCCCTCGACTCCGTGGAAGGACCTTCCGCAGGAGGTGCGGGACGCGATTCTCTTCGGCACGAAGCGCAAGGTAGAGTTCGTCTTCCAGTCCAAGAGGATGACCCACCGTTCCTTCAAGCCCTTCGAGGGGGTGGTCAAGCGCCTCGAAAAAAAGATAAAGGAATCGAGCGGCGACGACCTCGAAGATCTCGCCCCCTACCTCGAAACCCGCCCCTGCCCCGCCTGCAGGGGCGCGCGCCTTCGCCCGGAATCCCTGGCGGTGACGATAGCGGGTAAATCCATCAGCGACATAACCGCGATACCGGTGGACGCGCTCGGGAAGTTCTTTTTGTCCCTCGAACTCGACCCGAGGCGGGCCTCGATAGCGGAGCGGATTTTAAAGGAGATTCGCGACCGGCTGGGGTTTCTCTTCGACGTGGGGCTGGGCTACCTCACCCTCGACCGCTCCTCGGGAACCCTCTCCGGCGGCGAGAGCCAACGCATACGGCTGGCGACGCAGGTCGGCTCGCGGCTCACCGGCGTACTCTACATCCTAGACGAGCCGACGATAGGTCTCCACCCGAGAGACAACCTAAAGCTCCTCGAAACCCTGAAAGAGCTTCGGGAGCTCGGCAACTCGGTGATCCTCGTCGAGCACGACGAGGAGACTATACGGATGGCCGATTACGTCATCGACATGGGTCCCGGAGCGGGGGAAAACGGCGGGAGAATCGTCGCCGAGGGAACCCCCGAAGAGATAATGAAAAACCCCGAGAGCGTCACCGGGGCCTACCTTTCCGGCGCAAGGACGATAGAGCCGCCGCTCTTTCGGCGCACCGGGAGCGGCAAGGTACTCTCCCTCAGGGGGGCGACCGGCCACAATCTGAAGGGGATAAACCTCGAAATACCGCTCGGGCGCTTCACCTGCGTCACCGGCGTTTCCGGCTCGGGCAAATCTTCCCTCATAGTTGACACCCTCTTCCCGGCGCTGATGGGCGAGCTTCACAACGCTTCCGAACGCCCTCTCCCCTTCGCTTCCCTGAGGGGCATCGAGCACATCGACAAGGTGGTGGACGTAAACCAGGCCCCCATCGGCAGGACGCCGCGCTCGAACCCCGCCACCTACACCGGGCTTTTCGCGCACATCCGCGATATCTTCGCCCGGGTGCCCGATTCGCAGGTGCGCGGGTACCAGAAGGGGCGCTTTTCCTTCAACGTGAAGGGCGGGCGGTGCGAGGCGTGCAAGGGCGACGGCCTTATGAAGATCGAGATGCACTTTTTGCCCGACGTCTACGTCACCTGCGACGAATGTCACGGCAAGAGGTACAACCGGGAAACCCTTGAAGTCCACTACAAGGGGGTCTCGATCGCCGAAGCTCTGGACATGACCGTCTCTCAGGGGCTGGAGTTCTTCAAAAACGTCCCCTCGATACGGAACACCCTCGAAGTGCTCAACATGGTCGGCCTCGGCTACATCCGCCTCGGCCAACCCTCGACGACCCTCTCGGGCGGCGAGGCGCAGCGCATCAAGCTCGCCAAGGAGCTCTCGCGCAGGGCCACGGGAAGAACCCTTTACATCCTCGACGAACCCACCACCGGCCTTCACTTCGAGGACATCAGAAAACTCCTCGAAGTCCTCGGCAAGCTGGCCGACACCGGCAACACCGTCCTCGTCATAGAGCACAACGTAGACGTGATAAAGACCGCCGACCACGTTATCGACCTGGGGCCTGAGGGCGGCGGGGGCGGCGGAAGGATTGTCGCCGAGGGCACTCCCGAGGAGATCATGGCGGTGAAATCCTCCTACACCGGGGAGGCCCTGCGCCACCACATGCGCTACGGCGGAAAAGCCGATGGCTGACGTTTACTGCGAGCTCTGCCGCAAGGTGCTGGCCGCCGGAGCCCTAAAGTTTCTCGTTACGATTAACGTGGCCGCCGATTTCGACGGCGCCCTCCCCGCGGACTGCGGGATAGAGGATCTCGAAGCCTTCATGCGGTCCATCGACAGGGCCGACCCGCGAAAACTCGAACATGACGTTTACCAGTCGAAAGGATACCTCCTTTGTCCCGAGTGCAAGAAGAAGTTCATGGATAACCCCCTCGGCGTCGCCGCGAAAAAGAGTTCAACCGAGCCGGAGGGAAGGGTTCACTGATGCGATACGGACTCGAACTTCTGGACGTTGAAAAACCGGGCAGGTACGAGGGCATAGAGGCCGGGGTGGAGATCCGCGACTGGGACGCGGCCCGCCTCCGCGTGGCCCTTCTCTTTCCCGACGTCTACGAGATCGGCATGAGCCATCTCGGGATTCCCATCCTCTACCGCATACTGAATTCGCTGGAGGGAGTGCTCGCCGAGCGCGCCTACGCGCCCTGGATGGACATGGAAGCGTTTCTTCGCCGGGAAAAGCTGCCTCTCATAACGAGGGAGTCGGGGCGTCCTCTGAGCGATTTCGACCTTCTGGGGTTCACCCTCCAGTACGAGCTTTCGATCACCAACGTCCTGGCCATGCTGGAGCTCGGCGGAGTGCCCCTAACGGCGGCCGAGAGAGGCGAGGACGACCCCATCGTCATAGGCGGCGGCCCGGTGGCGGCGAACCCCGAGGTCTTCGCGGATTTCTTCGACGCCCTCTTCATCGGCGACGGCGAGGAGGGAGTCAGGGAGATCGCGTCAGCGCTCGTAAAGGCTAAGGAGGCGGGCCTCGACCGCGCGGGGAAGCTGGAGGCGCTCGGAAAGGTTGAGGGGGTCTACCTCCCCTCGAAAGCTACTCCAATTTTCGACGGCGAGAAGTTCGCGGGTTTTTCCTCCGGCAAAAAGGTGAAGCGAAGGATCGTCGCCGACCTCGAAAAGAGCGCCCCGGTCCCGAAACCCATAGTGCCCTTCGGCTCCTCCGTCCACGACAGGATGGCGCTGGAGGTGGCGCGCGGCTGCACGAGGGGGTGCCGGTTCTGCCAGGCGGGCTTTCTCTACCGCCCGGTGCGCGAGAGGGAGGCGTCGTCGATTCTCGGGGCGGCCTGCGAGGGGCTCGCAGCCACGGGTTTCGAGGAGGTCAGCCTTCTTTCCCTTTCCACCGGCGATTACTCCTCCATCGGGCCGCTTCTGGTGAACCTCATGGAAAACCACTCGAAGGAGAGGGTCTCGGTGAGCCTTCCGAGCCTTCGGGTGGACAGCTTCGACGAAAGGCTCCTCACCGAGGTCTCGCGGGTGAGGAAGACCGGCTTCACCCTCGCCCCCGAAGCTGGTTCCCAGACCCTTCGCGACAGGATAAACAAGCACTTCACCGACGAGGAGATTATCGCCTCGGTGGAAAAAATCTTCCGCGCCGGGTGGAAGGGAGTGAAGCTCTACTTTATGATCGGGCTCCCCTTCGAGACGGAAGAAGACCGGCTGGCGATAGTCACCCTAGCTGAGAAAATCGCCCGGTTCGCCCCTCCCGGCAAGTCCAGGGTGACCATCTCGGTCTCCAATTTCGTCCCCAAGCCCCACACTCCCTTCCAGTGGGCCGGGCAGATGGACAAAGAGGAAACCGAGAGGATTCACCGCGAGCTTTCCAAAGCCCTTTCGCGGAACAAGAAGATCGACTTCAAGCGCCACGACGCCGCGACGAGCGCTCTTGAGGGCGTAATAGCCAGGGGTGACCGCAGGGTGGGCAAGGCGATACTAGGAGCTTACCGTCTCGGGTGCCGGATGGACGGCTGGTCCAGCGAAGTCCGCCCCGCCCTCTGGGAGCAGGCTTTCCGGGAGGCGGGAGTGGAACCCGCGTGGTATCTTCGCGAGCGTTCCACCGGCGAGCATCTGCCCTGGGAGCTTGTGGACACCGGCGTAACTTCCGATTTTCTGCTTGGAGAGCTCGAAAAGGCCAAGAGCGGGGAGCGCACCCCCGACTGCCGGAAGGAAGAATGCTCCCTCTGCGGCGTCTGCGACCACAAGATGCTGCGCCCCAGGGATTCGGCTCCCCTACCCTACCCGGAGAAATCCGCGGAGCCCCTCATCCCTGCCGAGGAGTCCGACCAGTCGAACGCCCCGAAAATCCGCTTTCGCTACTCTAAGACCGGCCCGGCGGCGCTGCTCTCCCATCTGGACGCGAGTTCCTCCCTCCAGCGGGCTTTCCGCGCCGCGGGGGTCGATATACTCTACTCGCAGGGGTTCAACCCCCAGCCGAAGCTGCGCCTCGGGCCCGCGCTCTCTCTGGGCACCGAGAGCTTCTGCGAGCTTGGAGAATTGAAGGTAGGCGAGGTGCCGGAGCTGGAGGAAGCGCAGGAAAAGGTCAACTCCCGCCTTCCCGAAGGGCTGCGGATCGAGATAATGTGGGTCATGGAGCCCTTGAGCGCGGGTCTCCCCTCCGGCTCGACCCTTGAGGAATACCTGCTGGAGCCTTCCGCCAGGGCCCAAAGCGCCGCCGGGGCGGTGGGCGGCTGGGAAGAGATTTTCAGAAGGTTCTGGGAGAAAGACTCGTTTTTGGTTATAAAAAGGAGAGTGGGGAAACCGGACAGGGTCATGGAGTCAAAAGACTACGTACGCGGACTCTGGGTGAGGCCCGACGGCGCTCTTGGCTTTTTGATGAGGCGCTCCGGCGACGGGGGGCTGGTGGCCCCGGAACTCCTTTTTCACGCCCTCGCGGATCTTCCCGAGGGAGACAGGGCCCTGAAAAGGGTTTTGAAGATACGGATGGAAATTCCGAGGGAAGAGTAATGGGCTCCGATCAAAGCCAGCCACTTATCGAAAAAGAGATAATCATAAGCGCCACCCGGCAGGAAACCCGCGTCGCGCTGATGGAGAACAAGCTCCTCTCGGAGTTCTACCACGAGAGCGTGCGCGACAGAAGAATAGCCGGGTCGGTCTACAAGGGCAGGGTCAGCCGCGTCCTTCCGGGGATGCAGGCCGCCTTCGTCGATATCGGCCTTGAAAAGGCCGCCTTCCTCTACGTCTCCGACGTGGAGGGGCAGGGCAGGGAGTACTCGGAGATAGAATTCGAGGACGAGAGGGAACCCGAAACGGAGGTTCCCTTTAAAAAGCGCGCCTCGGCCCCCATCGAGACCCTCCTCACCGAGAGCCAGCTCATCACGGCGCAGGTCGCCAAGGAGCCCCTGGGGAGGAAGGGGGCGCGCATCACCCAGCACATCAGCCTCCCCGGCAGGAACATCGTCTACCTGCCCAACGTCGATCACGTCGGCGTATCGAGGAGGATAGAGGACGAAAAGGAGCGCCAGCGGCTCAAGGAGCTGGTGGAAAAGCTCAAGGGCGAAAACCCCGGCGGCTACATAGTCCGCACCGTCTCGGCGGGATGCAAGGAGGAAGAGCTTCGCCCGGAGATGGACTTCCTCCGGAGGCTCTGGGAAGAGATATCCAAAAAATCCGCCTTTCAGGCCGCCCCCTCGCTCCTCCACAGCGACCTCGATCTCATCTCCCGCTCCATCCGCGACCTTTACACCCCTTCCGTCAGGAGGATAGTTGTCGATTCCCCCGACGAGTACCGGGAGATTCTCGATTTCGTCAACACCTTCGTTCCGCAGGCGGCCTCCGCCGTCGAGCTTTACACGCGCCCCGAGCCGATCTTCGACTTCTACGGGATAGAGATAGAGCTTTCGAGGGCGATGGAAAAGCGGGTGTGGCTAAAGAGCGGCGGTTACATAGTAATCGAGATGACCGAGGCGCTTACCGCGATAGACGTGAACACCGGCTCCTTCGTCGGCAAGCGAAACCTCGAAGAGACCATTCTCAAGACCAACCTCGAAGCCGCGAAAGAGATAGCCTACCAGCTTCGGCTCCGCAACATCGGCGGCATCATCATCATCGACTTCATCGACATGGAGCACGAGGAGAACAGGCTGAAAGTCTTCGAGACCTTCCGCACCGAGTTCGAGAAGGACAGGGCCAAAACCAACCTTCTCCAGATTTCGAGCCTCGGCCTCGTTGAAATGACGCGAAAGAGGGTGGGCGAGAACCTTGGCAGGTCTCTCTCGGAAGCCTGCCCCTATTGCGACGGCACAGGGATGGTGCGCTCCAAGTCCACGGTGGCTGCGGAGATCTTCCGCGACCTTCGGCGCAAGCGCAACCTCATCACCGGCGAAGACGTGGTGGTCGAAGCGAACAAGGACGTGGTCCAGTTCATCTTCGAGGAGGAGCGGGCCGATCTGGAAATGCTGGAGCAGGCCCTCGGCGTGCACATAACCCTGAAAGCCAGGAAAGACTTCCACCGCGAGGAGTACGAGATAGCGGGGGTCTGAGGCTGGTTGCAGAGAACTTCCGGGTTCTTGCAGAGTTGTTCAAAAATTTAGCAAAGCGGCGAGAAAGATTCTCTTTCAACTTCCGGCAAACTATTTCGGCGAAGGGCAAGGAGTCCGCAGGGCGCGCGGTCGCAGGCAGTATCAGGAATACGCCAAGACCCGCGCCCGAGAAACGACGCAGACCTTCGCCGAAAGAGGAAGCCGGACGCCCAGCGTTTATTCGGTCGTGATCCCCGTTTCCTGCATCCTCGCCCGTATCTCGTCGGCCATCCTCGAAGCTTCCCCCGCCGCTTTTGAATCGTGGTAGTCGCGAAGTACGTTCGTAACCCTGCCCAGCGCCGCCTTGTACTCTTCCTTCCGGAGGTAAAACCGGGCTACGTAGAGCTCGTGGCCCGCGAGCAGCTCCTTCCCCTCCTTTGTCTTCTCACCGGCGTCCGCGGCGTATTCCGAAGAGGGATAGGCCGAAATTAATCTCGTGAAGAGCTCCACCATCGTCTTGGCGGGCGTCTGGTCGCGGCCTTCCGTCTCAAGCTGGCCGTAGTAGGAAAGTCCCCTCTTGTAAATCGCGTAGGGAACCCTGGCGTGTGCGGGGTGGTTTTCCTCGAAGGCGCGGTAGGAGGCCGCCGACTCGGCGAAATTCTCCCGGAGATAAAGCACGTCCGCCGAAAGCAGCTCGGCCTCGATGGCGAGGGGCGAAAAGGGATATTCCTCCCTCATCGTCATGATCAGCTCGTCCGCCTCCTCGAAGTTCTCATGTTCCACGGCGTTTTTCGCCTGATTGAAGAGCGCCTCGGCGGGGGGAACGTCGCGCTTCTCGGCCCCGGCGCACCCCCAGAGGAGGGAAACCGCGAAAAGAAGCGCAAGCGTGTATATTAAGGATTTCATTACAAACCTTTCTTTAGAACTTTACTTCATCTTCCGGCAAACTATTCAGGAAGCCGATCCTTTACGAGGGATTTTAAGGATTCCGTAAAGGGCGGGCGGGCGACTCCTTTTTCGGTGATTATCGCGGCGATATACTCCGCAGGGGTCACGTCGAAGGCGGGATTCCAGACCTTCACGCCTCCCGGAGCCACCTGTCTGCCGCCGAGGCAGGTAACCTCGACCGGCGAGCGCTCCTCTATCGGTATCTTGTCTCCGGTGTCCAGCGAAAGGTCCACCGTGGATAGCGGGGCGGCTATGTACATCGGGATACCGTGCTCTTTGGCGAGTATCGAGACGGAGTAGGTGCCGATCTTGTTGGCGGTGTCGCCGTTGGCGGCTATCCTGTCCGCGCCCACTATGACCGCGTCCACCTTGCGGGTCTTCATGAGATATCCGGCCATGTTGTCGCAGATGAGGGTGACGGGGATGTCGTCCTTCATCAGCTCCCACGCGGTGAGCCTCGCTCCCTGCAGGAAGGGGCGGGTCTCGTCGGCGTAGACGCTGACCTTCTTTCCCGCCTCCACCGCGCCGCGTATCACGCCGAGGGCGGTCCCGTAGTCGGCGGTGGCGAGCGCACCGGCGTTGCAGTGGGTGAGGACGACGCACTCGTCGGGCAGAAGGGCAGCGCCGAAGCGCCCCATCGCGCGGTTCGCCTCGACGTCTTCCTCGTGTATCAGGATCGCTTCCTTCACGAGCCCTTCGGCGATTTCGGAGGGAGAAAGAGCCTTCGGCTCCGCTTCCTTCCCCTTCATCCGCTCGATCGCCCAGAAGAGGTTCACCGCCGTCGGGCGCGTCGCCGCGAAGACCCTGTAGGCCTCTTCCATATAGCCGCTAAAATCCGCGCCTTTGGCCCCCTCGCGGGCGGCCAGCGCCAGACCGTAGGCGGCGGTGACGCCGATTGCGGGCGCTCCCCGGACTATCATGTCCGTTATCGCCTTCGCCACCTCCCGCCAGTCGGAGTACTCGATATAGACTTCCTCGCAGGGAAGTTTCGTCTGGTCTA
This window contains:
- a CDS encoding outer membrane protein assembly factor BamD; translated protein: MKSLIYTLALLFAVSLLWGCAGAEKRDVPPAEALFNQAKNAVEHENFEEADELIMTMREEYPFSPLAIEAELLSADVLYLRENFAESAASYRAFEENHPAHARVPYAIYKRGLSYYGQLETEGRDQTPAKTMVELFTRLISAYPSSEYAADAGEKTKEGKELLAGHELYVARFYLRKEEYKAALGRVTNVLRDYHDSKAAGEASRMADEIRARMQETGITTE
- the mtnA gene encoding S-methyl-5-thioribose-1-phosphate isomerase — translated: MSFYTLKWTGETLLLIDQTKLPCEEVYIEYSDWREVAKAITDMIVRGAPAIGVTAAYGLALAAREGAKGADFSGYMEEAYRVFAATRPTAVNLFWAIERMKGKEAEPKALSPSEIAEGLVKEAILIHEEDVEANRAMGRFGAALLPDECVVLTHCNAGALATADYGTALGVIRGAVEAGKKVSVYADETRPFLQGARLTAWELMKDDIPVTLICDNMAGYLMKTRKVDAVIVGADRIAANGDTANKIGTYSVSILAKEHGIPMYIAAPLSTVDLSLDTGDKIPIEERSPVEVTCLGGRQVAPGGVKVWNPAFDVTPAEYIAAIITEKGVARPPFTESLKSLVKDRLPE